The Ziziphus jujuba cultivar Dongzao chromosome 5, ASM3175591v1 genome segment CTTTAATCTTAGTattaatatttaacaataaatgtTGTGATCAAGTACAAATTTCCAAGGAAAACAGTAAAGGAGAAAAAAACTTTTGTGAATATACTAATGCATGCTTTAACAACTCCACCAGTTCTTTATTGCTATATATCACAGTCAACAGATGTGACAAtcattttaatttgtagatataactaatacatatttaattgattttcattaatatttgaGGAATTTAATTAGATAATAGGCTGTAGGGTGCATGTACATGGTACCTAATCTCTCCGCATGATGATGTTTCTTGTACATCTTCTTGTTAGGTGGCATATTTTAGTCAAAAAGAAAGGTTCAAACATAGAGATAGGGTGAAGCCGCTATTGATTGatgttttcaaatataaattcccTTTAGCGTGTAGCTTTTGTTCATTGGATTGGGTTGGCTGCTAGCTTTAATTGGTCTTAATTTGACCAATTACAACCTCTTGATCTATTTAAtgtacaaatattttaattgccCAAACTGTGAATCATgcatgttttaattagaacccCTTTTCATAACAAATATACGAAGTTTTAACCTTGAACTTTTCTAAACCTGTGATCATATCTAATCATACATATCTACGtttaattagatatataaaGATAATCTAAGTATAAAAATActgtttttttaaacaatgaCTCCTTATTTAAATCCCCATacctccaataaaataaaatcaaataaaaacctttCACTTCTCGTAATAAAGCCGGAGGACcatataattttctttcctCAGAAATGGTTAATGACAATAGATAGAATTGCAGTTCCAATTAAGTCATTTTGGttgatttatgaaaaataatcaaCATGTTTGCTAAAGAAAAATGAGTAGTAAAAGTAGAAGTAAAACCGCCGGCACCTAAAATTCAACACAGGTAGAAATATACAAGttcttaataattattaagGGATGGTATAATTATGTTGTTAAGTGTCATTTTCTTTCAGACATAAACATTCTGCTTTGAGTCCATACATATTCAgaacaagaaaagaaataaagtatttttttaagtCATCATTTTCACTGATTGAGCCCGAGAACTTAATACaaaattgatataaatataGCATCTTCTACACAACACTACATAgaatatttatttgcttttattttactaatttttaactGCAAATTGACTTTTTGCCAAGCCAGTTAATCACAATCTTAAGCGATTATATCTCTAACCCTCAATCCAtccacaaaggaaaaaaaagaagacacaAATGGGTGAATGAATTAGGTATAATGCTAGACAAAGGATGGAGAACCACTAAGTAAACATATAACAAaggaattaatataaaattagttagaacattttatatattattaagttAAAGATGATAAAGATGTGTGGTGGGTGGCTGACTTttcatgattatatatatatatatatatatatatataaaagaacatTATTGTATCTctcttctaatttttatttacaaattttttgcCGCCTATATAATATACGTGTTACGTGGTTAACTAGACGCCCTTAtccatctctctctttctctttcactTCTCTTTCTGTCTTTCATAATCAAATTAAGGATTTTAATAAGAAATGGCAGCCATGACAATAGCCTTGGTGATTCTGATGGTGGCGGCTGCTCCGGCAGTCCAAGGAGTGGAGCACATTGTCGGTGGCGATAACCAATGGAGCCAAGGCGTTGATTATGTAGCTTGGGCTGCTTCCCAAACTTTCACCGTCGGCGATACTCTTTGTAAGTAGATATACTTAAACTAGCATAGCTAGAGATACTAATCCGTCGTCTAAATTAatccaaaatcaaaattaaactgCTGCTCTAAATAATGTGCTAAGGTTATGAACTAATTATCTCTTAATATTGGCATAAAATCATTATACATGAGtaatatatatggatatttttTGTGCAAGTTTATAGATATTTAAAACGTAACAGATGTAAggttaattgtatttttgtatcctgtaatttggtcaaattatatattaaacattttaatcTGAAACATCTTATATTCGGCtttcaatttacaatttatttcatattaatttaattttcaaattgatttcaaaatgactaataaaaaatttaaaaattaataaaattaattagttttctcattaatcattaattaattagttttttttttctcaacttGTTGTAAATTGAGAAAActgattaattttttcaaattttaaaagtatgtGCTAGTTAATTTAGGAATTTAACTAatgtaaaacaaattaaaaattaagagtCCAATATAAaacgtttttaaattcaaaagccCAATATACAATCTaagtcaaaatataatattctaaaatataattaatccataaatatatagtcacactttggaatttgttttcagttttcaaaaagattgaaaaataaaaatgtttaaagaGAAACTCAACTCTTTCTTTCATTTCATTAAAACTTGAATTGTACATTAATAGAACAGAATTTCATATACCACGGACATTATTGCTTAAAGGTACTTTCAAGTTTATTAACATAGGATTAGAAATATAAAAGTGGGTCAACTTTTAGAGttattacaaataaaaacatactgtataacaaaaaagaaaatctttattttttatttcttttatagaaaaattaaatttactgTGTTTTAAACTGAATGTTAATCAAGATATATAAATACGAAAAACACAATTTAGGctatatacaaatacatgtcCTCTAGTTCACGTAGTTTGTCGTCGTCTCAACACGTTTTTTATTCTTGCGGTCCAACTTAACACTATAGAATATGACAAAATGGATATTAAAGAATATTGTACCATACATGTCTAATTATATGAGCCTCTTTCTTTTAGTTGCACTGTCATCTACCTAacctttcaattttatattaaataaaattaaagataatcTAACTTACTCCATGAAAACATGACAGGTTGTCTTCTCCAATATTGATTGTCAACAGCATATAGGAAAATTAGCACAAACAGatgaaattttctttcttaCCTATTTTCGACTCCATCATCAATTATTGTTTCCAAATTCagaaattaatgaattttattttcaattcatGGCCAAACTAAtaacatttaattaacttcaataatttttaatgcaGTTTCCAAGCACTTCATTTATTTACTCTTCCAAGAGATTGAAATGAAGATGTtacatagtatatatatatatatatatattatattaggtttaactttctttattatctattaaattgcttcgacaattaaaatatgtaatataAGAAGTAACCAAAATGAGCTCTATGTTTCAAAAACAGTGTTTGTCTATGGTACTACACACAAGGTGGACGAAGTGAACGAGGCTGATTATAAAAACTGCAAGTTCGGCAATGCAATTGACAGCCATGACGATGGAAATACTTCAATATCTCTTACAAAAGTTGGTTCATATTACTTTGTATGCCCAATCTCTGATCACTGTACCGGGGGCATGAAGCTTTCGGTCAATGTTGTGGCAGCAACCCCAGGCCCAACTGGAAGCCCACCATCACCATCGGGCTCCACCTCCCCAACTTCCCCGAACACTCCCCCCACCACCCCCTCCGAGACAGTGCCACCACCGCCGTCACCGGCTGAGGCGGCAAGTATTGTTTGTAACATGAAGATGCTTGGGGTGACAGTTGTGTTGGCAGCCTTGTTGGTTGCATTCATGGGCTAGGGGAGAGGCAGTGCTATTGGATTTAGACATATATGTTTGTGTTGTTGATTTTGTGTGATTTTCTATTATCATCGTATGATGtagattttattttgattttatattaatattgtttatggATGAATAATCGTTTCTTATACAAATTCATATCCattatattcataaaaggaTTTggatagatttatttatttgtctttcTGAATTTACTGATTGAAGGTTTAATAACTAGTATTTTTTTTGaccttttggattttttttttttttttttttttgttccggggggggggggggggggggggggggggtggtgtgGGTTGTGATGAGTTGATTAATAGAAACAAAGCATTTTTTAGTCTATAACTTAAGTTGATTTGTTAACATTTGAATCAACAATTGATTTTAGGGATCGGCAAAAATctgactaaaataaaataaaataaagaagcaatacttTGAAATCTGAAAAAGATTATAATCCAAAAAACTGTGAGAATTATATTTGCTTGATTGCTTCCTTTTTGATTCCTTGATAATTAATAAGAAATCTTAATGAcactttcaataaaaaataattaaaaaagaaaaaaagaaatatgaatGACCAACaataagatatataaaagtCATATTCCaacaaatgaaaagaaatttgTTACCCCGAGCTCCAAACATAAGTACTAAAAATGTAAAACTTAAACCTATTatttaatgtaaaaataaaagatggtTCTTCAATTAATAGagaactgatatatatatataggatataaTAAAGACTCTAGAAGAAGCTTATAGTATGAAGTCTCATATTGGTTGGAAAAGAGAATGAGGGTTATCCAATAGGGGCCTATCGAAATACTCATCATATGCATATTAAACTTGAACGAGGTCTTTCCATGAGGAAACGTAAAACCGTACggactgggcccaaagcggacaatgtcatgattgggcctggaagcccgtgccagtgggactggtaggtaggggttggaagagcattccccctaaccattgtGAGGCCTTTCCATGAGGGAATGTAAAACCGTGCGGATTGgatccaaagcagacaatatctcatacgggtggtctgggctgttacaaatggtatcaaagtcATTACCCTGATTGATGTGGTAGCGAGGACGCTGGATCCCAATGAGCAAGGATTGTAaagtcccatatcggttggaaaggggaatgaagcatgccatataagtggatgTGAATAACTTTTCCGTatgacgcgttttgacaaaaccttgagggttgggttgtaagaggattctctaggcccaaagagaacaatatcGGACGCAAGTGGTCTGAACTGTTATATATAGTAAGAATATTTTCTGTGGCAAGACATATTATTCATATTGGTtatcaaataagaaaaataaattatcaattgaaACTTCAACAGATCTCATGCAAATCTCATAGATTATTAATTCCCTTTTTAGGttttactaaaacaaaaaatgaacattttttaaatgatataatattatttagatgATATAGTTTACAATATAGATTATCTTTATCATAAGATCCTTATAAATATTATCTTgtcgataatatatattttcaaaaaaattaaaacaataaatgtaaattgtttttaaaaaaaaatgcaaaaaaaatataactaataTGTTGATATCTTGGCTTAGCTGATATATCTCTCACAACACATGATCATACATGTCACTTTGTCTAGATTTGGAATTATCTAATGATCAAAAAAAGGATTAATTACACTGCGCATCATCGatatttctcttaattacaACCAGGTACCTTCAatatttccataattacattcCATACTCTCGAGGTTTCCCTTAATTACAACCTGATACctttatatttctataattaCATTGCATACCctcgagattttttttttaattacaaccgGATACATTCATGTTTTCATAATTACATTCGTCTCCCTTCTAACAAAACTTCATCTATAAAAATGTACTCTCTCTCTTATGTGACaattaaaatcttataaattgtcccttgtatatattaattaaacgtgaattttgattaatttaaaaaataaattttttttaatttgaaaaagttgAAGCCCAACAAATAGTAAGTACAAGAATAACTATCAATTTTGAATGGCACCCTCTGgaatatttaaaacataatttttatgttttctaatttttttttttaaaatttgttttcaaaatttgattttgaaaatgaatgGCCAAACTTGTGATATGTGCCTTGGGGGGATTGGTGGACTTCATGTTTTTAATAGCTACAACAGGGGTTACCCttgtgatattatatatttttataaattatgcacTTCCTGCTGATTCTAATTTGTagctgttttctttttcttaattttctttttttcttggtagaactggttatatattatattaaatgtcgTAAAGTgcaagaaatatttttaaaattttatagtcaTGGATAGCTTACTTAACTTTTAACGGTTACatacagaaaataaaatttttatatatgtataattaaggATCTTAGTTCTAAAATCCCACATCTATTTATTGCAAAATACATGCCAGGCTTATCTTTTCATATTTGGTTAACTTCCTAAAATTTTTCCatgaacaacttcaaaggatgacCCAAATTTGGCCAAATAGGAATGGCCAAACTTGTTTGTccattcattttcaaaaacaagttttgaaaacaaattttaaaaaaaaattagaaaacataaaaattatgttttaaacattCCAGAGGGTGCCGTTAAAAATTAGTAGTTATTCTTGTACTTACTATATGTTGGGCTTTaaccttttcaaattaaaaaactttattttaattaatatatacaatggacaattaataaaattttaactgctACATAAGAGAGAGAAtacatttttatggatgaagttTTGTTAGAAGGAAGAcaaatgtaattatggaaacatgaAGGTATCTGGTTGTAATTAAGGGAAACTTCGAGGATGTGTAatataattatggaaacattGAAGGTATCCGGTTGTGATTAAGGGAAACTTTAAGGGTGCACAGtgtaattaattccttaaaacaaaaattgtaaaaggTAAAACAAGGTACACAAGAAACAAAGATGCCTTTAAAagtgttaattttaaaaaaaataaaaataaagatgagGCAATGACGGTTTAGTTATACATCGATTTATTTGCTATCAAAATCATGCAGAACTATTCCAAACATAAATTAGAAGGGTGACTGGTGATTCTTATACTGTGTTTAGTATGTGGTCCAACCTATTATCTCCTAAAATCCAAGCTCATTAGGATTTCAACCCTAGAAACCCTAGAAACCCTAGAaagagcattataaatagatacTTAATTTCTCATTCTTGTATCACACAACATACAGTATAGGTTTTTGAAAGAGGCtaagagaagtttttttttttttttttggtgtaaattttatagttataatacatctttttcttctcaattttcgtgcttttgtctctctttatttttctatattagttttgtgtgtttttttttgtgatcaaaggatcacaacaagtggtatcagagccaagatccAGATATAGGGTTCGCTGTCAAACGATCAAACAAAGTATTTGAGCATACCAGAAGGTAGATCTCGTCAAGACTAAGAGAACGAGCCCAACCAAACCTCCATCAACCTTCGCACGTGCCGGTCAAATTTTCTGTGCAGGTTTTCACATGCCAGTCAACCAACACGCTCCCTAGCCAAGCCGAGCCGAGCCGTAAACCGAGCCAAGAGATGAGCTGAGCCTCCAGCCAAGCCAAGCCGAGAGATAAGCCGCTGAGCCGAGTTCGGAGCCGAGCTGTGCCACGTCACCCAGCTACGTCATCAGCCAACGCTCTACTACGTCATCAGGTCTGCCATGTTAGCACCAGTCCAAGGCTTTTGTGAAATTGCAAAAACACtcctatattttttgtatttgcagGTTTTCACATGCCGGTCAACCAACACGCTCCCTAGCCAAGCCGAGCCTAGCCGCAAACCGAGCCAAGAGATGAGCTGAGCCTCCAGCCAAGCCAAGCCGAGAGATAAGCCGCTGAGCCGAGTTCGGAGCCGAGCTGTGCCACGTCACCCAaccaatattttttgtatttgcagGTTTTTCTAGAAGTTTTGATATTTACAGATTGGCCcagaatttttgaaaattgcacTTTGACCCTAAAATTTTGAAGATTCAGATTTTGGCTCGAGAAGAGTCAAACCTAATGTTTATTACCGTTCCAGATGCATTGGTGGACTccattttgccaaattcagctccgaTATTTTGTAGGACAAGATGTCAATGGACAAGTCATATTCGGGAGCGATGATCAAGCTTACTGCCACCAACTATGCACTTTGGAGActtcggatggaagatcttccAAATTGTAAGGACTTGTTTAACCCCTTTGATGCCAAAGGAAAGAAACTCGATCCCACCAAAGAAGTagaatggaagaagatgaacagGAAAACAATCAGTCAAATCCGCCAATGGATCGACTAcaatgtcttccatcatgttgcaTAAGAGACAAACGCATACACCCTCTGGAAAAAGCTAgaggacatgtaccaagccAAGACTGATCGGACTAAAGCCTtgtttgtcaggacccgtccaaaattcctcaccggaaccatagacaagctctgatcccagggaaaccctaccggaccttccaaagaaaaattcggcagaacctcccctaaagattggacttaccataaaattccctgcacataaaacacactccaataacaccactttattcctcccaccttactacaatttgtatccacaaatttacagcactccaaaataataacaggaaaccaataagtaattaaacaaatatctgtccaatccgtatacagagcgttatacaaataaatatgactttaatacaatgacagataaagaagcaatacaagatggagagaaaaaagggaggaaatgcttcttgtaCTTTacgcaatgaactgagacgtcgggctcgccccgaacgatcaacgtctcctaacctgggcctaggggaacggaatttaaaaatatgagatactaattatctcagtgagtaacccaatctactatacaataataataatactaataaaatggtaaataacttagttaattgattaataagaaataagtaaataaataatgggtagttaaaaataatattttccctcaaacccctcacgattcactcagttgtaaaagtttcctttttaaaacgttttataAAACCCACTATTcatatgccccgaaaaccaaggaaaacaattagtcaatagttttctaataaattacgataattcaagaatccaaatttataatgaaataaattgaaataaaaataacttataacaattactaaataattaatgcatatcataacaattaatatcgaaatattaataaaactcacattaaaacaattcatgaaataattaaataattaaaataaatcaatttattgaataattaagcaacgaaaaaaataaatcaaattaaaacctccatttgaaataaataataaaaacaacattaaatatattcttaatttaaatacaatttcaaaatatttattttgaaaattatgtttcgaaaaccacttgatgcacccactgtATACAAGTGGCGCCAACGGTTttcagcgtcctgagcaccgctAGACAGGAGTCACCCTGGATATGAAAATAGGAAGAACAAAATAAGATTAAGATATTCttaaaagcaaaggaaaagCAAAAGCAGATTTTAGGCATCACTAAGCTATGGATTGTAAGAATGTACTTACTGAGCCATTTCATCAAGCTGGCAAACCTCAATTTTTTTCCCACTAGGCTTATCAACACCATTAGGCACATCATCACCCAAATTCTTCTGAGCCAAACTGACATTAGTAGTCACCCTAAATATGGAAATATGATGAACAAAATAAGGTTAGCATGTTCTTAAGAGCAAAGGAAAAGCAAAGCACAGTTTAGGCATTACTAAGTTATGGATTGTAAAAATGCACTTACCAAGCAAATTTTGAGGTCTTCCTAGGCTTCCGACGGCCATAACTGTGTCCAACTCCACGTCTTCCTTGCTGACCAGTTTCCTTCTTGGCCTCCCTGACTGCTCAAAAACACACAAATTAACAAGAAGAATATATCAAGAGCAGAAAAAATTGCATTCATTTGGAAAATAAGATTTCCCAGGAATGCAAATGAATCATTACAGGAGTACTAACACGTTGACAATCCTCCAGTTGTTGGTTGACTTAACAgctgatttttcttttgtttttgtaattttcttccatttttttaattatttcgttTCAACTCACattgttttatcttttattatgatttttggcCTGACAGCATTATCATTTGCTGGTGGGCAAACATCTTAatgattggtgatggtgtttctccaaaagaaggaaaaaagaaaaaagttctacatttatataaaacaattctGATAATTAATACGTAATTGCGTTGCAGGCCTTCTATTATATTGTCAGTACATGGACATATTTTTGCCCGgtgatcattttttataaaagaaaaaaccgaAACAAATTtaggattaaaaaagaaaagaaaaaaactttagaTAGTTCAACGcctatttcaaaaatttttttttcttggtaatgTTTCAAGAAATTATTTGTGTACAAAATTTCCCTTGTCTAAAATTTAGGCGCAGGAACAGATATAACCATGTTTTTATATGGATTAAgcttaactaattttttttaatgcataatTAAGCTGCGAGCAGCAATTTTTGTGGTTGGTGAACATTGGGTGTACCGTGACCAAATTCAGATAATATAATTAACCATTcaaacaacataaaatatatggtTACCAAATCTTTCACAAATGCCAGGTACAACAAACATTACTGAAAATCTAGCGAATTAGATTCAACCAGGCACTCCATCAAATTTTAGGCCAATTGATATAGATTCATATATTTGGCCTTGCTTAATTTATATCCTACACTCAAACtacatattatatacatataattaaccAAGTATACTTCTTTCAAATGAAGTACCAAATACTGCAGAGGAGTAGACGacttatatgtaaatatatatatatatatatcctaataCCATTATATTTAAATGGTGGACCTAATGAtttactatttaaaattttatttatattttaatttgttagagTTGATAATCCGAATTTTAATTGGTCCGATTCAAAAAGTTCAGTGCGAttcatttcataaaatttattttgtgatattttTTTGGAGCTCTGTAGTGAAACGAAAGTTGAGAACCGATAAACCCGAAACCATAGAAATGATCGGGGAATCCAAAAACATTGTTGGGTGCAAAATTCACAAGCAACTCTTTTTAGGCTACTCGTCGCCTGAACTCTTGTATGGTAGTGAtcctcaattattaatttatttccttcttTAGTTTGAGGTATAACTAATGGTTTCAATCAAACACGctcaaaataattgaatttcaGGATTACTcataaaaaaatggatatttgTCACTCTAATCATCAATTAAGAAGGCTTGGTTAGACTGCATTATATGAACTCGGTTTTTGTTTTCTCCTTTTGCTCCTCAGATGAGGAAGTGGGAAATTAATGTATTTAATAGGCAAATTTATGTCCCaattgtattaatttgttcATGATAAATCTTAGAATTAATTCATACTAAGACATCATTTCTCGCAAAATGATCTTGAATTGAATTCTTTTGCttgtaattaatataaatcaataaataataatcagcCATGAAACTGAATTTTTTAACACTTTAATATGCTTATAAATACTATATTTCAGTATTTGTTtgaattatgataaaaaaaaaaaaattatttgtttgaatcGTTTCACTCCATGTGAACCGAAATTCCTTCCCGTGAAGCTTctcttaaattatttaattatattttttattcaaataatttttaattttttttattgaaatataaaGGATTCCAACTTAGAATtagaaaataatgaatttatatgtttaatatagTATGTTTAagcatattattgatattttcttAATGCCGTCGCAGGCTTGTCAAAATTTTCACATTAGAAAAACACCTTGtttctcaaataaaaaataaaaataaaataaaaaaataaaaaccggaCCATAATATGATGGTATAAAAGCAGGTTCATGCATAAGTCAATGGACCTATGACCCGTTTCAATCACCAtaatttcctctctttttttgtcctttcctctttttttttttttttttccaaacatcAACGGCATGTTTtcgtattgtattatttttttttccaatcaaattatttcattaaattctaaaattttattttattaagggggatgtattca includes the following:
- the LOC132803837 gene encoding uclacyanin-3-like, with the protein product MAAMTIALVILMVAAAPAVQGVEHIVGGDNQWSQGVDYVAWAASQTFTVGDTLLFVYGTTHKVDEVNEADYKNCKFGNAIDSHDDGNTSISLTKVGSYYFVCPISDHCTGGMKLSVNVVAATPGPTGSPPSPSGSTSPTSPNTPPTTPSETVPPPPSPAEAASIVCNMKMLGVTVVLAALLVAFMG